A window of Silurus meridionalis isolate SWU-2019-XX chromosome 4, ASM1480568v1, whole genome shotgun sequence contains these coding sequences:
- the LOC124383938 gene encoding C-C chemokine receptor type 5-like has protein sequence MVKMMMNTTTSSEFISTTEYDYGDLPPEPCEYGPHSSRILPLLYSVFFVVGLLGNLLVLWVILKGAQLKSMTDVSLLNLTIADLLLIFTLPFLAHYARSTWVFGRVMCILVLSVYHIGFYAGIFFIVLMSFDRYLAIVHSVFALRIRTKTYGILASIFVWIFAVASSFPELLHLGVENNATQNVCSAYPKNDQYSDVRSKAIFKMNVLGLLIPLIVVGFCYSMVLRKLKTLRNSKKLAIRLVAMVMVVFFCCWIPYNIAAFLSALEMKLILPPGCELSKTIRLLLQVTEAVAYSHSCLNPFLYVFVGQKFRRHLARLLRQTPCFQVQCMKEYMTQAAASVYSQSTSVEERSTAF, from the exons atggtgaagatgatgatgaacacAACAACCAG TTCTGAATTTATTTCTACCACTGAATATGATTACGGTGATTTACCTCCTGAACCATGTGAATACGGCCCCCATTCAAGCCGCATTctcccactgctctactccgtGTTCTTCGTGGTGGGTTTGCTGGGAAACCTGCTGGTGCTGTGGGTGATCCTGAAAGGTGCTCAGTTGAAAAGCATGACTGACGTGTCTCTCCTGAACCTGACCATCGCTGACCTGCTGCTAATCTTCACTCTCCCCTTTTTGGCTCATTATGCCAGAAGTACCTGGGTTTTTGGTAGGGTCATGTGCATCCTGGTCCTCAGCGTGTACCACATCGGGTTTTACGCCGGCATTTTCTTTATCGTGCTGATGAGCTTCGACAGATACTTGGCGATCGTCCATTCTGTGTTCGCCTTGAGGATCCGTACAAAGACTTATGGGATTTTAGCGAGCATCTTCGTCTGGATTTTTGCTGTTGCGTCTTCATTTCCTGAACTTCTGCATCTTGGAGTTGAAAACAACGCGACTCAAAATGTTTGCAGCGCGTATCCAAAGAATGATCAATACAGTGATGTCAGAAGTAAGGCTATCTTCAAAATGAATGTTTTGGGGCTGCTAATTCCACTGATCGTTGTGGGATTTTGTTACTCGATGGTGCTCCGGAAGCTTAAGACGCTTCGTAATTCCAAAAAACTGGCCATTCGTCTAGTTGCCATGGTCATGGTGGTGTTCTTCTGCTGCTGGATACCGTACAACATCGCAGCGTTCCTCAGTGCACTGGAAATGAAGCTCATCTTGCCTCCAGGGTGTGAACTCAGCAAAACCATCCGGCTGCTGCTGCAGGTCACCGAAGCCGTGGCGTATTCACACAGCTGCCTCAACCCGTTCCTCTACGTGTTTGTGGGTCAGAAATTCAGGAGGCATCTCGCCAGGCTTCTGCGCCAGACCCCATGCTTCCAAGTGCAGTGTATGAAAGAATACATGACCCAGGCTGCAGCTTCAGTGTATTCCCAGTCCACAAGCGTGGAGGAACGTTCCACTGCCTTCTGA